The Quercus robur chromosome 7, dhQueRobu3.1, whole genome shotgun sequence genome has a segment encoding these proteins:
- the LOC126693422 gene encoding UDP-glycosyltransferase 79B9-like, giving the protein MSTKLHVAMFPWFAFGHFIPYLHLSNKLAERGHGVSFIVPKGAQSKLQHLNHYPNLINFYPLLIPHVDGLPLGAETASDVPLPLHMHLAIALDQTQHQVETILTTLKPDFIFFDFSHWMPVLAHQFGTKAIFYSVVSSATLSFHMVPSKKIAKYATNEELVQPPPGYPSLSVLLKPKEFEIAEVKILVEDQGTGTSLYFRITSSLKDCDAIALRTNHEVEGTYCDYLRQQYSKPILLTGPVLPEIPVTKLDEKWTNWLSNFEEGTVVYCAFGSQTILQKNQFQELVLGFELSRQPFFVSLSAPDGCATIEEALPEGFEERVRGRGWVYGGWVPQTLMLEHKSVGCFVTHCGHGSMWESLLSNCQIVCVPYLLSDHIMSARLMVEELKVAVEVEREDNGWISKESLSHSIISVMDKDSEVAGLVKYNHAKLKEVLTTEGLQERYLHNFIQSLQVLLD; this is encoded by the coding sequence atgagCACAAAACTTCATGTAGCAATGTTTCCCTGGTTTGCCTTTGGCCATTTCATTCCTTACCTTCACCTTTCCAACAAGCTTGCAGAGAGAGGCCATGGAGTGTCCTTTATAGTGCCCAAAGGAGCACAATCAAAGCTACAACACCTCAACCATTATCCAAACCTTATCAACTTCTATCCTCTTCTCATTCCCCACGTAGATGGACTACCCCTTGGTGCCGAGACTGCCTCGGATGTTCCTCTTCCACTTCATATGCACCTTGCTATAGCTCTCGACCAAACCCAACACCAAGTTGAAACTATTCTTACCACTCTCAAGCCTGACTTCatcttctttgattttagtCATTGGATGCCAGTTCTGGCTCACCAATTTGGTACCAAGGCCATATTCTATTCTGTGGTAAGTTCGGCTACACTTTCATTTCATATGGTCCCTTCTAAGAAAATTGCAAAATATGCCACAAATGAAGAGCTAGTTCAACCCCCTCCAGGCTATCCTTCTTTGTCAGTGCTACTAAAACCCAAGGAGTTCGAAATTGCAGAAGTAAAAATACTTGTGGAAGATCAAGGAACTGGGACGTCCTTGTACTTTCGAATCACCTCTAGCTTGAAAGACTGTGATGCCATAGCCTTAAGGACAAATCATGAGGTTGAGGGGACTTATTGTGACTATCTAAGGCAGCAGTATTCCAAGCCCATATTGCTAACTGGACCTGTCCTGCCTGAAATACCAGTGACGAAGCTTGATGAAAAATGGACTAATTGGTTATCCAATTTTGAGGAAGGTACTGTGGTGTATTGTGCATTTGGGAGCCAAACTATATTACAAAAGAACCAGTTTCAAGAATTGGTTTTGGGGTTTGAGTTAAGTAGGCAACCATTTTTTGTGTCGCTGAGTGCTCCAGATGGATGTGCAACAATTGAAGAAGCTTTGCCAGAGGGGTTTGAAGAGAGAGTTAGAGGGAGAGGGTGGGTGTATGGGGGTTGGGTTCCACAAACACTGATGCTGGAGCACAAATCTGTTGGGTGTTTCGTGACCCATTGTGGTCATGGATCCATGTGGGAGTCTCTTCTTAGTAACTGTCAAATAGTATGTGTTCCATACCTGCTTAGTGATCACATTATGAGTGCTAGATTAATGGTGGAAGAACTGAAGGTTGCAGTGGAGGTGGAGAGAGAAGACAATGGGTGGATTTCCAAGGAGAGCTTGAGCCATTCCATTATCTCTGTGATGGACAAGGACAGTGAGGTAGCTGGGCTGGTGAAATATAATCATGCCAAATTAAAGGAGGTACTTACTACTGAAGGTCTGCAAGAGAGGTATTTACACAATTTCATTCAGAGCCTGCAAGTCCTTTTGGATTGA